A single region of the Sphingomonas sp. LY29 genome encodes:
- a CDS encoding GNAT family N-acetyltransferase, giving the protein MHLEPARPDDIPTLHALIESAYRGESARQGWSHEADLLDGQRTDTEALTDTIADPAQRLLVLRDGDRIDGCIALTDKGEGLVYVGMVTVAPDLQAGGIGRMLLAAAEDRAREDFDATRAEMTVIEQRAELIAWYERRGYRLTGERRPFPATDPRFGLPKRDDLAFVVLEKPL; this is encoded by the coding sequence ATGCACCTCGAACCCGCCCGGCCCGACGACATCCCCACGCTCCATGCGCTGATCGAAAGCGCCTATCGTGGCGAGAGCGCGCGGCAGGGCTGGAGCCACGAGGCCGACCTGCTCGATGGTCAACGCACCGATACCGAGGCACTCACCGACACGATTGCCGATCCGGCGCAGCGCTTGCTGGTGCTTCGCGATGGCGACCGCATCGACGGCTGCATCGCGCTGACCGACAAGGGGGAAGGGCTGGTCTATGTCGGCATGGTCACGGTTGCTCCCGATCTGCAGGCGGGCGGGATCGGCCGGATGCTGCTCGCGGCGGCCGAAGACCGTGCCCGCGAAGATTTCGACGCGACTCGGGCGGAAATGACGGTGATCGAACAGCGCGCCGAACTGATCGCCTGGTATGAACGGCGCGGGTATCGCCTGACCGGCGAGCGCCGCCCTTTTCCCGCTACTGACCCGCGCTTCGGCCTTCCCAAGCGCGACGACCTCGCCTTCGTGGTGCTCGAAAAACCGCTCTAG
- a CDS encoding LptA/OstA family protein, whose product MKRSPILIAAIATALFGAGMAGAQSGVSALKGHNSKAPIDLSADRAEAQDRADRAIFAGNVVVRQGDLTLRTARLTLAYANTDGIDINRIDASGGVTVTSPSETARGDFAVYDLNKGLITMVGNVRLDRGASYLTGGRLTLDLDTGRAVMDGGVRGINQRGGRVTGRFTVPQRN is encoded by the coding sequence ATGAAGCGTTCGCCGATCCTGATTGCCGCCATCGCCACCGCGCTGTTCGGCGCGGGGATGGCCGGCGCGCAGAGCGGAGTGTCGGCGCTTAAAGGCCACAACAGCAAGGCGCCGATCGACCTTTCCGCCGACCGCGCGGAAGCACAGGATCGTGCTGACCGCGCAATCTTCGCGGGCAACGTCGTCGTCCGGCAGGGCGACCTCACGCTCCGCACGGCACGGCTGACGCTGGCCTATGCCAACACCGACGGGATCGACATCAACCGCATCGACGCCAGCGGCGGCGTGACGGTGACCAGCCCGAGCGAGACCGCGCGCGGTGACTTCGCCGTCTACGACCTCAACAAGGGGCTGATCACGATGGTCGGCAACGTCCGCCTTGACCGCGGCGCCTCCTATCTGACCGGCGGGCGGCTGACGCTCGACCTCGACACCGGACGCGCCGTGATGGACGGCGGGGTGCGCGGCATCAACCAACGCGGCGGACGGGTCACCGGCCGCTTCACCGTGCCGCAGCGCAACTAG
- a CDS encoding RidA family protein — translation MSIDQRLAELGITLPAAAAPVASYVPFVEANGLLHVSGQISFAEDGSLITGRLGETMDLEAGQAAARRCGIMLLAQLRNALGSLDRVERIVKLGVFVNSTGDFTDQPKVANGASELMQDVFGEAGRHARSAVGVPVLPLGVAVEVDAVVAIRA, via the coding sequence ATGAGCATCGATCAGCGCCTTGCCGAACTCGGCATCACCCTCCCCGCCGCTGCCGCCCCGGTGGCCAGCTACGTCCCCTTCGTCGAGGCCAATGGCCTGCTGCACGTGTCGGGGCAGATCAGCTTTGCCGAAGACGGCAGCCTGATTACCGGCCGGCTGGGCGAGACGATGGACCTTGAAGCGGGACAGGCCGCGGCGCGTCGTTGCGGAATCATGCTTCTGGCGCAGCTGCGCAACGCGCTCGGCTCGCTCGACCGCGTCGAGCGGATCGTGAAGCTTGGCGTGTTCGTCAATTCGACCGGCGATTTCACCGACCAGCCCAAGGTCGCCAATGGCGCGTCGGAACTGATGCAGGACGTGTTCGGCGAAGCCGGCCGTCATGCCCGCTCGGCGGTCGGCGTTCCGGTGCTTCCGCTCGGCGTCGCGGTCGAAGTGGATGCGGTCGTCGCGATCCGCGCCTGA
- a CDS encoding cisplatin damage response ATP-dependent DNA ligase has product MRAFSQLLDDLVYTRSRNSKLTLIGDYLKSTPDPDRGLALAALTSTLDIPAVKPAVVRALAEERIDPVLLKMSRDYVGDMAETVSLLWPAPEGEPGEVDDGSIRLSDAVDRLRSASRSDAPKVLADMLDHLDASGRFAILKLATGALRVGISARLAKQALADAFGLDVEQVEEVWHGLKPPYAELFDWGEGRAEQPTAKDIPVFRPFMLAHPLDEGRVDLADYAAEWKWDGIRIQLVHAGGDTRLYSRTGDDISGSFPDIAEAFATKGVLDGELLVRGETQGADSHGGAAASFNALQQRLGRKNVSAKVQGQFPAFVRLYDILFDGDEDLRALGWEDRRTRLEAFVASLDSDRFDLSRLIEADSFEALEEKRAGVRDEGVEGMMLKRRDSPYVAGRRVGLWYKWKRDPLTADCVMMYAQRGSGKRSSYYSDYTFGCWNEAGELLPVGKAYFGFTDEELKWLDKFVRNNTLNRFGPVREVEKSLVLEVAFDSIHASKRHKSGLAMRFPRISRIRDDKPAHEADRVETLLALAT; this is encoded by the coding sequence ATGCGCGCCTTTTCCCAGCTGCTCGACGACCTCGTCTACACGCGATCGCGCAACAGCAAGCTGACGCTGATCGGCGACTATTTGAAGTCCACCCCCGATCCCGATCGCGGCCTCGCGCTCGCGGCGCTGACGAGTACCCTCGACATTCCCGCGGTGAAGCCGGCGGTGGTCCGCGCGCTGGCGGAGGAGCGGATCGACCCGGTGCTTCTGAAGATGAGCCGCGACTATGTCGGCGACATGGCCGAGACGGTGTCGCTGCTGTGGCCAGCCCCCGAAGGCGAGCCGGGCGAGGTCGACGACGGCTCGATCCGGCTTAGCGACGCGGTCGACCGGCTTCGCAGCGCCAGTCGGTCCGACGCGCCGAAGGTCCTTGCCGACATGCTCGATCACCTCGACGCGTCGGGGCGATTCGCGATCCTCAAGCTCGCCACCGGCGCGCTGCGCGTCGGCATTTCCGCGCGGCTGGCCAAGCAGGCGCTGGCCGACGCCTTCGGCCTCGACGTCGAGCAGGTCGAGGAGGTATGGCACGGGTTAAAGCCGCCCTATGCCGAACTGTTCGACTGGGGCGAAGGCCGCGCCGAGCAGCCGACCGCCAAGGACATCCCGGTGTTCCGGCCCTTCATGCTCGCGCATCCGCTCGACGAGGGCCGCGTCGATCTCGCCGATTATGCCGCCGAGTGGAAATGGGATGGCATCCGCATCCAGCTGGTCCACGCCGGCGGCGACACGCGCCTCTACAGCCGCACCGGCGACGACATTTCGGGAAGCTTTCCCGACATTGCCGAGGCGTTCGCGACCAAGGGCGTGCTCGACGGCGAATTGCTGGTGCGCGGCGAAACGCAGGGCGCCGATTCGCACGGCGGCGCCGCCGCCAGCTTCAACGCGCTCCAGCAGCGGCTCGGCCGCAAGAACGTCAGCGCCAAGGTGCAGGGCCAATTCCCTGCCTTCGTCCGACTGTACGACATCCTGTTCGACGGCGACGAGGATCTGCGCGCGCTAGGCTGGGAGGACCGGCGCACGCGGCTCGAAGCGTTCGTCGCCAGTCTCGACAGCGACCGCTTCGACCTGTCGCGCCTGATCGAGGCCGACAGCTTCGAAGCGCTTGAGGAAAAGCGCGCCGGCGTGCGCGACGAGGGCGTTGAGGGCATGATGCTCAAGCGCCGCGATTCGCCCTACGTCGCCGGGCGCCGCGTCGGCTTATGGTACAAGTGGAAGCGCGACCCGCTCACCGCCGACTGCGTGATGATGTACGCGCAGCGCGGGTCAGGGAAGCGATCGAGCTACTACAGCGACTACACCTTCGGCTGCTGGAACGAGGCGGGCGAATTGCTGCCGGTCGGCAAGGCCTATTTCGGCTTCACCGATGAAGAGCTGAAGTGGCTCGACAAGTTCGTTCGCAACAACACGCTCAATCGCTTCGGACCGGTGCGCGAGGTCGAAAAGTCGCTCGTCCTCGAAGTCGCGTTCGATTCGATCCACGCGTCGAAGCGGCACAAGTCGGGATTGGCGATGCGCTTTCCCCGGATCAGCCGAATCCGCGATGACAAGCCGGCGCACGAGGCCGATCGCGTCGAGACGCTGTTGGCGCTGGCGACCTAG
- a CDS encoding glycerophosphodiester phosphodiesterase family protein, with product MRSSRSAPDPLEPGPAGFAHRGVHRWPEIPENSLAAAAAAIEMGAGIECDLRLTADDEIVVFHDKDASRLCGNPALIRDLTLAEVASLRVAGEPVPTLGQWLDLVDGQVPLLLEAKVDGNVARFGAALVSALRDYRGRVGVMSFDPRLIRWLAANAILIRRGLVVRDSLPDFKRWVAMNLADPHFIAVDRHCLGKRWVEDARRDMPVYSWTIASAEERQATAPFADALIWEADGRP from the coding sequence ATGCGGTCGTCGCGATCCGCGCCTGATCCACTTGAGCCCGGCCCCGCCGGGTTCGCGCATCGCGGCGTTCATCGCTGGCCCGAAATCCCGGAGAACAGCCTCGCCGCGGCCGCGGCCGCAATCGAGATGGGCGCCGGGATCGAATGCGATCTCCGGCTGACCGCCGACGATGAAATCGTCGTCTTCCACGACAAAGATGCGAGTCGGTTGTGCGGCAACCCCGCTCTGATCCGCGACCTGACCCTGGCCGAGGTGGCATCGCTTCGGGTCGCGGGCGAACCGGTCCCGACGCTTGGCCAGTGGCTCGACCTCGTCGATGGGCAGGTGCCGCTACTGCTCGAAGCGAAGGTCGACGGGAACGTGGCGCGGTTCGGGGCGGCGCTGGTTTCGGCGCTGCGCGATTATCGCGGGCGCGTCGGCGTGATGAGCTTCGACCCGCGCCTGATCCGCTGGCTGGCCGCCAATGCCATCCTCATTCGCCGCGGGCTGGTCGTCCGGGACAGTTTGCCCGACTTCAAGCGTTGGGTGGCGATGAACCTCGCCGACCCGCACTTCATCGCCGTCGACCGTCATTGCCTCGGCAAGCGCTGGGTCGAGGACGCGCGCCGCGACATGCCGGTGTATAGCTGGACGATTGCGAGTGCCGAGGAACGGCAGGCGACCGCGCCTTTTGCCGATGCGCTGATCTGGGAAGCCGATGGCCGACCGTGA
- a CDS encoding GNAT family N-acetyltransferase — MADREAALTARIASGFGAIEASEWDALAGTGDPFLRHAFFNLLETSGSVGAEQGWSPLPILVDRDDRAVAAVPGWLKTHSQGEYVFDHGWADAWERAGGDYYPKLQVAVPFTPCPGRRLLGSSPDAALSAIEAVTVQNQLSSAHITFLTDDEADRAQTRGWLRRDGLQFHWHNRGYSDFDDFLAALSSRKRKVIRKERAAAVEGLEVRTLRGADIDREAVAAMWRFYQDTGSRKWGRPYLTRAFFDGMVAAMGDALLMFMAYRDGRPIAGALNFVGADALYGRYWGAEEEVPFLHFELSYYRAIEWAIANRLPAVQAGAQGEHKLARGYEPVITPSVHYIPDPGFRRAIADFLVREREAVAQEREWAMAALPYRSTPSA, encoded by the coding sequence ATGGCCGACCGTGAAGCGGCGCTGACCGCGCGGATCGCGTCGGGGTTCGGCGCGATCGAGGCCAGTGAGTGGGACGCGCTCGCCGGGACCGGTGACCCGTTCCTGCGCCACGCCTTCTTCAACCTGCTCGAAACGTCGGGGAGCGTCGGGGCCGAGCAGGGCTGGAGCCCGCTTCCCATCCTGGTCGATCGTGACGACCGCGCGGTGGCGGCCGTGCCGGGCTGGCTGAAGACGCACAGCCAGGGGGAATATGTCTTCGACCATGGCTGGGCCGACGCGTGGGAGCGCGCCGGCGGGGACTATTATCCCAAGTTGCAGGTCGCGGTGCCGTTCACGCCATGCCCGGGGCGGCGACTGCTGGGCTCGTCGCCCGACGCCGCGCTGTCGGCGATCGAGGCGGTGACGGTCCAGAACCAGCTATCGTCGGCGCACATTACCTTCCTGACCGACGACGAGGCCGATCGCGCCCAGACGCGCGGCTGGCTTCGCCGCGACGGGCTGCAATTTCACTGGCACAATCGCGGCTACTCCGATTTCGACGACTTCCTAGCCGCGCTGTCGAGCCGCAAGCGCAAGGTCATTCGCAAGGAGCGGGCGGCGGCAGTCGAGGGGCTCGAGGTGCGGACGCTTCGCGGCGCCGACATCGATCGCGAGGCGGTCGCCGCGATGTGGCGCTTCTACCAGGACACCGGCAGCCGCAAATGGGGTCGGCCCTATCTGACGCGCGCTTTCTTCGACGGAATGGTCGCGGCCATGGGTGACGCGCTGCTGATGTTCATGGCGTATCGCGATGGACGGCCCATCGCCGGTGCGCTCAACTTCGTCGGGGCGGATGCACTCTACGGGCGCTATTGGGGCGCGGAGGAGGAAGTGCCGTTCCTCCATTTCGAGCTGAGCTATTATCGCGCGATCGAGTGGGCGATCGCCAACCGGTTGCCCGCGGTTCAGGCCGGGGCGCAGGGCGAGCATAAGCTGGCGCGCGGCTATGAGCCGGTGATCACCCCCTCGGTCCACTACATTCCCGATCCCGGCTTCCGCCGCGCGATCGCCGACTTCCTGGTGCGCGAGCGCGAAGCGGTGGCGCAGGAACGCGAATGGGCGATGGCCGCCTTGCCCTACCGCTCGACGCCCTCGGCATAG
- the rpmG gene encoding 50S ribosomal protein L33 → MAKPATIKIKLVSTADTGFFYVTKKNPRNTTEKMSFRKYDPVARKHVEFKEAKIK, encoded by the coding sequence ATGGCCAAGCCGGCAACCATCAAGATCAAGCTCGTCAGCACGGCTGACACCGGCTTTTTCTATGTGACCAAGAAGAACCCGCGCAACACGACCGAGAAGATGTCGTTCCGCAAGTACGACCCGGTCGCGCGCAAGCATGTCGAATTCAAGGAAGCGAAGATCAAGTAA
- a CDS encoding isoaspartyl peptidase/L-asparaginase — protein MSWKLMIHGGSGAMRPETVSPEQEEAARAGLEAALDAGEKVLAAGGSALDAVEAAARVLEDDPAFNAGRGSVLTAEGHIDCDAAIMDGRDRSAGAVAGLRTTRAPISAARAVMAHSPHVLLTGTGADRFARDHGLEQVDNSWFETPLRRAQLEKVMAAGGAFDADIKYGTIGAVAVDSAGHVAAATSTGGLTAKRWGRIGDSPLIGAGTYADDRAAAVSATGLGEAFVRAAAAHELAARIRIGGESLQTALDAVLADVRSLGGTGGLIAVSPSGEAAWGFTTPGMYRGVAGPEGRRVAVYAEGVER, from the coding sequence ATGAGCTGGAAACTGATGATCCACGGCGGGTCGGGCGCGATGCGGCCTGAGACCGTTTCGCCCGAACAGGAAGAAGCGGCGCGCGCCGGACTGGAAGCGGCGCTCGACGCGGGTGAGAAGGTTCTCGCTGCTGGCGGCAGCGCGCTCGATGCGGTCGAAGCGGCGGCGCGGGTGCTGGAAGACGATCCGGCCTTCAACGCTGGACGCGGCAGCGTGCTCACCGCCGAGGGCCATATCGACTGCGACGCGGCGATCATGGACGGGCGCGACCGGAGTGCCGGCGCGGTCGCGGGTTTGCGGACGACGCGCGCGCCGATCAGCGCGGCGCGCGCGGTGATGGCGCATAGCCCCCACGTCCTGCTGACCGGCACCGGCGCCGACAGATTCGCGCGCGACCATGGGCTGGAGCAGGTCGACAATAGTTGGTTCGAAACCCCGCTTCGCCGGGCGCAATTGGAAAAGGTCATGGCGGCGGGCGGCGCGTTCGATGCCGACATCAAATATGGGACGATCGGCGCGGTCGCGGTCGATTCGGCAGGCCATGTCGCCGCCGCGACGTCGACTGGCGGCCTCACCGCCAAGCGCTGGGGCCGGATCGGCGATTCGCCGCTGATCGGAGCGGGCACCTACGCCGACGACCGCGCCGCCGCCGTCAGCGCCACCGGACTTGGCGAAGCCTTCGTCCGCGCCGCCGCCGCGCATGAATTGGCCGCGCGAATCCGCATCGGCGGAGAAAGCCTGCAGACCGCGCTCGACGCGGTGCTGGCCGACGTTCGCTCGCTTGGCGGCACCGGCGGGCTGATCGCCGTGTCGCCATCGGGCGAGGCCGCGTGGGGGTTCACCACGCCCGGCATGTATCGCGGTGTTGCTGGGCCCGAGGGTCGCCGCGTCGCCGTCTATGCCGAGGGCGTCGAGCGGTAG
- a CDS encoding cold-shock protein, producing the protein MGFDRGRKGDRGGRGRDKRDGFGGGDESFGGGDRGGFGDRGGFGGGPGGGYAGPGGGGGGGYRGGGGGGGYGGNAGGGGGYRGGGGGGGFGGGGGGGFGGGGGGGGGFRGGGAGGGMPPQVVGEGKGIVKFFNPQKGFGFIVRDDGGEDVFVHISAVEQAGLTDLADGQPVDFTLVDRGGRISATNLKIDGEPMEVVRTGAPAPREGAPRDAAGGGFGGPQRQLTGEKAQGTVKFFNAMKGFGFISRDDGQADAFVHISAVERAGLPTINEGDRFEFDIEVDRRGKFAAVNLSPLQG; encoded by the coding sequence ATGGGGTTCGATCGAGGGCGTAAGGGTGACCGCGGTGGTCGCGGCCGTGACAAGCGCGACGGTTTTGGTGGTGGCGACGAAAGCTTCGGCGGCGGTGACCGCGGCGGTTTCGGTGATCGCGGCGGCTTCGGCGGCGGTCCGGGCGGCGGCTATGCCGGCCCTGGCGGCGGCGGTGGCGGTGGCTATCGCGGCGGCGGTGGTGGCGGCGGCTACGGCGGTAACGCCGGCGGCGGTGGCGGTTATCGTGGCGGCGGCGGTGGCGGCGGCTTCGGTGGCGGCGGCGGCGGTGGTTTCGGCGGCGGTGGCGGCGGCGGCGGTGGATTCCGCGGCGGCGGTGCCGGCGGCGGCATGCCTCCCCAGGTCGTTGGCGAAGGCAAGGGCATCGTCAAATTCTTCAACCCGCAAAAGGGCTTCGGCTTCATCGTCCGTGACGATGGCGGCGAAGACGTGTTCGTCCACATCTCGGCAGTCGAGCAGGCAGGCCTGACCGACCTGGCCGACGGCCAGCCGGTGGACTTCACGCTCGTCGATCGCGGTGGCCGCATTTCGGCGACCAACCTGAAGATCGACGGCGAGCCGATGGAAGTCGTTCGCACCGGTGCCCCGGCACCGCGCGAAGGCGCCCCTCGCGATGCCGCCGGCGGTGGCTTCGGCGGACCGCAGCGTCAGCTGACCGGCGAAAAGGCGCAGGGCACCGTCAAGTTCTTCAACGCGATGAAGGGCTTCGGCTTCATCAGCCGCGATGACGGACAGGCCGATGCCTTCGTCCACATCTCGGCGGTCGAGCGCGCCGGCCTGCCCACGATCAACGAGGGCGACCGGTTCGAGTTCGACATCGAAGTCGATCGTCGCGGCAAGTTCGCCGCGGTCAACCTGTCGCCCCTCCAGGGCTGA
- a CDS encoding SDR family NAD(P)-dependent oxidoreductase, with protein MTKTAFITGGTSGIGEATARRLVADGWQVIVTGRRRDRLDALMADLGAGCHPLPLDMRDVAGIEPAIASLSEQFRRIDLLVNNAGLAPPMTDLQNAEQAPIDTVIDTNVAGLVALTRALLPTLIETKGAIINLSSVAATYPYKGGAVYAGTKAFVRQFGLGLRCDLAGTGVRVTSIEPGMVETEFTLVRNGGDQAASDALYANMNPMTAEDIAETIVWVATLPAHLNINALELMPVSQSWGGFAVTREA; from the coding sequence ATGACCAAGACCGCTTTCATCACCGGCGGAACGTCGGGAATCGGCGAAGCGACCGCTCGGCGCCTCGTTGCCGACGGCTGGCAGGTGATTGTCACCGGGCGGCGCCGCGACCGGCTCGACGCGCTGATGGCGGATCTGGGCGCAGGATGTCATCCGCTGCCGCTCGATATGCGCGACGTCGCGGGGATCGAGCCTGCGATCGCGAGCCTGTCCGAACAGTTCCGCCGCATCGACCTGCTGGTCAACAACGCCGGGCTCGCCCCGCCGATGACCGACCTGCAGAATGCGGAGCAGGCGCCGATCGACACGGTGATCGACACCAATGTCGCCGGGCTGGTCGCACTGACCCGCGCGCTGTTGCCGACGCTGATCGAGACGAAGGGCGCCATCATTAACCTGTCGTCGGTCGCCGCGACCTATCCGTACAAGGGCGGCGCGGTCTACGCCGGGACCAAGGCGTTCGTTCGCCAGTTCGGGCTCGGCCTGCGCTGCGACCTTGCCGGGACCGGAGTGCGCGTCACCTCGATCGAACCGGGCATGGTCGAGACCGAATTCACGTTGGTCCGCAACGGCGGCGATCAGGCGGCGAGCGATGCGCTTTATGCCAACATGAACCCGATGACCGCCGAGGACATCGCCGAGACGATCGTCTGGGTGGCGACGCTGCCCGCGCACCTCAACATCAACGCACTGGAATTGATGCCCGTCAGCCAGAGCTGGGGCGGTTTCGCGGTGACCCGCGAGGCTTGA
- a CDS encoding ribonuclease D, which produces MSIHFHEEDLPAGELFAPDAAIAVDTEAMGLIPGRDRLCLVQLSDGSGTEHLVRFGPDSDYAAPNLKKLLADPERLKLYHFARFDIAIMRAYLGIMAAPLYCTRTASKLIRTYTDRHGLKELVKELLGQDLSKQQQTSDWGAAEISDAQREYAASDVRYLHQLKAKLDIRLERENRVELAQACFDFLPARALLDLAGWAEDDIFAHS; this is translated from the coding sequence ATGAGCATCCACTTTCACGAAGAAGATCTTCCCGCCGGTGAATTGTTCGCGCCCGACGCGGCGATCGCGGTCGATACCGAGGCGATGGGCCTGATCCCGGGCCGCGACCGGCTGTGCCTGGTGCAACTGTCTGACGGCAGCGGCACCGAGCATCTCGTGCGATTCGGTCCCGACAGCGACTATGCCGCGCCGAACCTGAAGAAGCTGCTGGCCGATCCCGAGCGCTTGAAGCTCTACCATTTCGCGCGGTTCGACATCGCCATCATGCGGGCCTACCTCGGCATCATGGCCGCGCCGCTGTATTGTACGCGCACCGCGTCAAAGCTGATCCGCACCTACACCGACCGCCATGGCCTGAAGGAACTGGTCAAGGAATTGCTTGGCCAGGACCTGTCGAAGCAGCAGCAAACCAGCGACTGGGGCGCGGCCGAGATCAGCGACGCGCAGCGCGAATATGCCGCGAGCGACGTGCGCTATCTCCACCAGTTGAAAGCCAAGCTCGACATCCGGCTGGAGCGCGAGAATCGGGTCGAGCTGGCGCAGGCCTGCTTCGATTTTCTTCCGGCGCGCGCGCTGCTCGACCTAGCCGGCTGGGCCGAAGACGACATCTTCGCGCACAGCTAA
- a CDS encoding HAD family hydrolase — MNRPLLITDCDEVLLHMVSHFDQWLDEAHGLDFAFERGGFGEAMTDKVTGEPVAIERVWPLLGEFFETQMHRQTLVPGALDALGRIGEVADIVILTNIPQLAHPWRVDQLASHGIAHEVVCNSGGKGVPAREIAERHRATRAAFVDDLPVHHASVAKHAPEIHRLHMVAEPRLAPVVPKAEEAEARIDDWPTATGWLLERLTA; from the coding sequence ATGAACCGCCCGCTGTTGATCACCGATTGCGACGAAGTGCTGTTGCACATGGTGTCGCACTTCGACCAATGGCTCGACGAGGCGCACGGGCTCGACTTCGCGTTCGAACGCGGCGGCTTCGGCGAGGCGATGACCGACAAGGTGACCGGCGAGCCGGTGGCAATCGAGCGCGTGTGGCCGTTGCTCGGCGAATTTTTCGAAACGCAAATGCATCGCCAGACGCTCGTCCCCGGCGCGCTCGACGCGCTGGGACGGATCGGCGAAGTCGCCGACATCGTCATCCTGACAAACATCCCCCAACTGGCGCACCCGTGGCGAGTCGACCAGCTCGCCAGCCACGGCATCGCGCACGAAGTAGTGTGCAATTCGGGCGGCAAGGGCGTTCCGGCACGCGAGATTGCCGAGCGCCACCGCGCCACCCGCGCCGCCTTCGTCGACGACCTGCCGGTTCACCATGCCTCGGTCGCCAAGCACGCGCCGGAGATTCACCGACTGCACATGGTCGCCGAGCCGCGGCTGGCCCCGGTCGTTCCCAAGGCCGAGGAAGCCGAGGCGCGAATCGACGATTGGCCGACCGCGACGGGCTGGCTGCTGGAAAGGCTGACCGCATGA
- a CDS encoding DUF3572 family protein: MLTHPTNDPEALALAALAATLSDERRARRFLDLTGLEVDELRERAGETSILAATLEFLENHEPDLIAVADAIGVAPTVLVAARSELER, encoded by the coding sequence ATGTTGACCCATCCGACAAATGACCCAGAGGCGCTTGCCCTGGCCGCGCTGGCGGCGACGCTTAGCGACGAGCGCCGCGCGCGCCGCTTCCTCGACCTGACCGGGCTTGAGGTCGACGAGCTTCGCGAGCGTGCCGGCGAGACCTCGATCCTCGCCGCGACGCTCGAATTCCTGGAGAATCACGAGCCCGACCTGATCGCGGTGGCCGATGCGATCGGCGTCGCCCCGACGGTGCTGGTTGCGGCGCGATCGGAGCTTGAACGATGA
- the lptC gene encoding LPS export ABC transporter periplasmic protein LptC, protein MSDAATKDRAIKRHWAEPGSRHDKTVRAAKFGLPIVIGGLVLLLAIAPFEQKGEVSFILDKNKVDEAAERMRVESARYVGRDEKNQAFEVVANRAVQPSSDVPIVSIEGIRASLAMPRGAVSIDALRGRYDLDNEQVSIDGPVQVAGPDGYSLNTRDVTVDMGSRRMQSKGAVTGTMELGEFSAGRLSADLEARTVTLDQGVRLKIRQGAVR, encoded by the coding sequence ATGTCCGACGCCGCCACCAAGGATCGCGCGATCAAGCGCCACTGGGCCGAACCGGGGAGCCGTCACGACAAGACGGTCCGGGCGGCCAAGTTCGGCCTGCCGATCGTGATCGGCGGGTTGGTGCTGTTGCTTGCGATCGCGCCGTTCGAACAGAAGGGCGAAGTCAGCTTTATCCTCGACAAGAACAAGGTCGACGAGGCCGCCGAGCGGATGCGGGTCGAATCGGCGCGCTATGTCGGCCGCGACGAAAAGAACCAAGCGTTCGAAGTCGTCGCCAACCGCGCGGTCCAGCCGTCGAGCGACGTGCCGATCGTGTCGATCGAGGGCATTCGTGCCAGCCTGGCGATGCCGCGCGGGGCGGTCAGCATCGATGCGCTGCGTGGCCGCTACGACCTCGACAACGAACAGGTGTCGATCGACGGCCCGGTGCAGGTCGCCGGACCCGACGGCTATAGCCTCAACACCCGCGACGTGACGGTCGACATGGGCTCGCGCCGGATGCAGTCGAAGGGCGCGGTAACGGGGACGATGGAGCTTGGCGAATTCAGCGCGGGTCGGCTCAGCGCCGACCTTGAGGCTCGCACGGTGACGCTCGATCAGGGCGTGCGCTTGAAAATCCGGCAAGGGGCGGTCAGATGA